In Daphnia pulex isolate KAP4 chromosome 7, ASM2113471v1, one genomic interval encodes:
- the LOC124197846 gene encoding LIM/homeobox protein Lhx3-like isoform X1 has product MAFTPVIEESVGMDSPHHQHGEVLLSLLARHKSLEATIPRCAGCSGFILDRFILKVLDRPWHTECLKCMDCGTHLVDKCFVRGGSTYCKEDFFRRFGTKCACCDQGIAPSQIVRRAQHHVYHLECFQCVLCGRQLDTGDEFYLMEDRKLVCKADYESAKTKEGENPPKRPRTTITAKQLETLKSAYNASPKPARHVREQLSQDTGLDMRVVQVWFQNRRAKEKRLKKDAGRARWGQYFRNGGSNGGTLGVNKDGSRASKIEDLKDDLIIGFSSGRHGGLGSHNGNPLTPMTGASMSDMGGMGPLAPASASSDISNMSSNSSERSSSSSNGHYPDFPPSPDSWLGDVTDAASSGQPF; this is encoded by the exons ATGGCATTTACACCTGTCATTGAAGAATCAGTTGGAATGGATTCACCACATCACCAGCACGGCGAAGTTCTTTTATCCCTTCTTGCTCGCCATAAAAGTTTAGAAG CTACAATTCCAAGATGTGCTGGCTGCAGTGGGTTTATTCTTGATCGTTTCATCCTCAAAGTGCTCGATCGTCCTTGGCATACGGAATGTTTAAAGTGCATGGATTGCGGCACCCACCTCGTTGACAAATGTTTCGTCAGAGGCGGAAGCACCTACTGCAAGGAAGACTTCTTCAG GAGATTCGGTACCAAATGTGCGTGTTGCGATCAAGGAATCGCTCCGTCGCAAATTGTGCGACGAGCGCAACATCACGTCTACCATTTGGAATGCTTTCAATGCGTTCTCTGTGGCCGTCAGCTGGACACGGGCGACGAATTTTATCTGATGGAAGATCGCAAACTTGTCTGCAAAGCCGATTACGAATCCGCCAAAACCAAAG AAGGAGAAAACCCGCCCAAGCGACCGAGGACAACCATCACAGCCAAACAACTCGAGACCCTCAAATcg GCTTACAACGCCAGTCCTAAACCTGCGCGTCACGTACGTGAGCAACTCAGCCAGGATACAGGTCTCGATATGAGGGTCGTCCAAGTTTGGTTTCAAAACAG GCGTGCTAAAGAGAAacgattaaaaaaagatgccGGCAGAGCTCGATGGGGTCAATACTTCCGCAACGGAGGCTCGAACGGGGGTACACTCGGAGTCAACAAAGACGGCAGCAGGGCGTCCAAGATCGAAGATTTGAAAGACGATCTCATCATTGGTTTTTCTTCAG GTCGCCACGGTGGATTAGGTTCGCACAATGGCAACCCTTTAACGCCCATGACGGGTGCGTCAATGTCTGACATGGGCGGTATGGGTCCATTAGCTCCGGCCAGCGCATCCAGCGACATCAGCAACatgagcagcaacagcagcgagcggagtagcagcagtagcaacGGACACTACCCCGACTTCCCACCGTCTCCCGATTCGTGGCTCGGCGACGTCACCGATGCCGCCAGCTCTGGACAACCTTTTTGA
- the LOC124197846 gene encoding LIM/homeobox protein Lhx3-like isoform X2, with the protein MAFTPVIEESVGMDSPHHQHGEVLLSLLARHKSLEATIPRCAGCSGFILDRFILKVLDRPWHTECLKCMDCGTHLVDKCFVRGGSTYCKEDFFRFGTKCACCDQGIAPSQIVRRAQHHVYHLECFQCVLCGRQLDTGDEFYLMEDRKLVCKADYESAKTKEGENPPKRPRTTITAKQLETLKSAYNASPKPARHVREQLSQDTGLDMRVVQVWFQNRRAKEKRLKKDAGRARWGQYFRNGGSNGGTLGVNKDGSRASKIEDLKDDLIIGFSSGRHGGLGSHNGNPLTPMTGASMSDMGGMGPLAPASASSDISNMSSNSSERSSSSSNGHYPDFPPSPDSWLGDVTDAASSGQPF; encoded by the exons ATGGCATTTACACCTGTCATTGAAGAATCAGTTGGAATGGATTCACCACATCACCAGCACGGCGAAGTTCTTTTATCCCTTCTTGCTCGCCATAAAAGTTTAGAAG CTACAATTCCAAGATGTGCTGGCTGCAGTGGGTTTATTCTTGATCGTTTCATCCTCAAAGTGCTCGATCGTCCTTGGCATACGGAATGTTTAAAGTGCATGGATTGCGGCACCCACCTCGTTGACAAATGTTTCGTCAGAGGCGGAAGCACCTACTGCAAGGAAGACTTCTTCAG ATTCGGTACCAAATGTGCGTGTTGCGATCAAGGAATCGCTCCGTCGCAAATTGTGCGACGAGCGCAACATCACGTCTACCATTTGGAATGCTTTCAATGCGTTCTCTGTGGCCGTCAGCTGGACACGGGCGACGAATTTTATCTGATGGAAGATCGCAAACTTGTCTGCAAAGCCGATTACGAATCCGCCAAAACCAAAG AAGGAGAAAACCCGCCCAAGCGACCGAGGACAACCATCACAGCCAAACAACTCGAGACCCTCAAATcg GCTTACAACGCCAGTCCTAAACCTGCGCGTCACGTACGTGAGCAACTCAGCCAGGATACAGGTCTCGATATGAGGGTCGTCCAAGTTTGGTTTCAAAACAG GCGTGCTAAAGAGAAacgattaaaaaaagatgccGGCAGAGCTCGATGGGGTCAATACTTCCGCAACGGAGGCTCGAACGGGGGTACACTCGGAGTCAACAAAGACGGCAGCAGGGCGTCCAAGATCGAAGATTTGAAAGACGATCTCATCATTGGTTTTTCTTCAG GTCGCCACGGTGGATTAGGTTCGCACAATGGCAACCCTTTAACGCCCATGACGGGTGCGTCAATGTCTGACATGGGCGGTATGGGTCCATTAGCTCCGGCCAGCGCATCCAGCGACATCAGCAACatgagcagcaacagcagcgagcggagtagcagcagtagcaacGGACACTACCCCGACTTCCCACCGTCTCCCGATTCGTGGCTCGGCGACGTCACCGATGCCGCCAGCTCTGGACAACCTTTTTGA
- the LOC124197588 gene encoding leucine-rich repeat-containing protein 46-like yields MIKLTEEMVIARTRISDLSSVKKLNCWGADLQDVSLLRRMPNVEVLALSVNQIRSLADFQNCYQLQELYIRKNNIKDLRDVCYLRGLSSLRNLWLADNPCSQEDGYRLAVLRALPQLEKLDDVPIKPEEIEEAARKGRDLVLPIKEDDQSENYDFPSNLSNNHDLVSLDPLPQIKDKEPISRRSSEVMIAPTNHSVKSSPMTTSPDLRETNESPVLVPEEVNVTHQPPQEEVNTRRFSVIATAVSPQQEKSLHSESAPASRRASVAVSSFSAGPDHSSFNTIPPEQFSPSKCPIHQNSILQSTPTNVQQTTSASQPDLHNVAAINDSRSSFVDQRPFRIVQDIPQSRNSPSNFQSSGYISQNPPMPSYVAPSPGQNSERCSPTRTGGRVRNRASNLLMAALCLVNELDYGSLEVLSMAVRNRLDEFDSN; encoded by the exons ATGATCAAGTTAACGGAAGAGATGGTTATTGCCCGTACAAGGATTTCAGACTTATCTAGTGTAAAGAAACTGAATTGCTGGGGAGCTGATCTACAAGACGTATCTCTGCTAAGGCGGATGCCAAATGTAGAAGTTCTCGCGCTGAG TGTCAATCAAATAAGATCATTGGCTGATTTTCAAAACTGTTACCAATTACAAGAGCTTTATATTCGCAAAAACAATATCAAAGATCTACGGGATGTATGCTACCTTAGAGGCTTATCAAGTTTAAGAAATTTGTGGCTCGCAGACAATCCATGTTCTCAAGAAGATGGTTATCGTTTGGCTGTTCTGCGAGCTCTCCCTCAGCTTGAAAAATTGGATGATGTACCAATTAAaccagaagaaattgaag AGGCCGCACGTAAAGGTCGTGATTTAGTATTACCTATAAAAGAAGATGACCAATCAGAAAATTATGATTTTCCTTCAAATCTATCAAACAATCACGACTTGGTTTCATTGGATCCATTGCCTCAGATCAAAGATAAAGAACCCATTTCAAGAAGGTCTTCTGAAGTGATGATTGCGCCAACAAATCATTCTGTAAAAAGTAGTCCTATGACTACATCGCCTGATTTGCGTGAAACCAATGAGTCACCGGTACTTGTGCCCGAAGAAGTGAATGTTACTCATCAACCTCCTCAAGAAGAAGTCAATACGCGTAGGTTCAGTGTAATTGCAACAGCAGTGTCACCTCAACAG gAAAAATCTCTACATTCAGAATCAGCGCCCGCATCTCGGCGTGCTAGTGTGGCCGTCTCATCATTTTCTGCTGGTCCTGATCATTCATCATTTAATACGATCCCCCCCGAACAATTCAGTCCATCGAAATGCCCCATACA tcaaaattcaattcttcAATCGACCCCAACGAATGTGCAGCAGACAACTTCGGCGTCTCAGCCAGATCTACACAATGTTGCAGCTATAAATGACTCTCGAAGCAGTTTTGTTGACCAGAGGCCTTTTAGAATAGTCCAAGACATTCCGCAATCTCGGAATTCACCATCGAATTTTCAATCATCAGGATATATTTCCCAGAATCCACCGATGCCCAGCTATGTGGCTCCATCACCGGGCCAAAATTCCGAAAGATGTAGTCCTACCCGTACCGGCGGAAGAGTCCGTAATAGA gCTTCAAACTTGCTGATGGCGGCCTTATGCTTAGTGAATGAGTTGGATTACGGTAGTTTAGAAGTTCTTTCGATGGCCGTTCGCAACCGCTTAGACGAATTTGACAGTAATTGA